The following proteins are co-located in the Candidatus Planktophila lacus genome:
- a CDS encoding FtsK/SpoIIIE family DNA translocase, which produces MAKRKRTTTRKSGGAGQTALSFVGRSISALWRTIAKALGSTVRFLARGARDLDPAHHRDGLAFLLLILAIAAFAGTWFAADNFVGRNLYAVIYGAFGRIGFFAPLLILYFAMRLFRSPDSHKATSRIIVGVITLVVSASGLAHLLNGSLGAVNPTGATAMRHGGGWLGYAVAMPLEALMTSLLAYPFLIALFCFGLLVTTATPLSSVGIRVKNTGIWLWSKRPQREEADFEITDTPPFETPVVAWNQHADETEEDIDEESFDEEFTVEVPRVVQAPTATTTAPPATGKRPEQLLLTADSNYLLPPQDLLRTGPAAKAKSKANDTVVAALTEVFLQFDIDAQVTGFMRGPTVTRYEVELGNAVKVERITALAKNISYAVASSDVRILSPIPGKSAVGIEIPNTDREIVALGDVMRSTVAGQDHHPMLVALGKDVEGNFVCANLAKMPHLLVAGATGAGKSSMINAMITSILMRATPDEVRLVLIDPKRVELTAYEGIPHLITPIITNPKKAADALTWVVREMDLRYEDLSTFGFRHIDDFNKAVRAGKVIPPPGSDRVVEPYPYLLVIIDELADLMMVAAREVEESVVRITQLARSAGIHLVLATQRPSVDVVTGLIKANVPSRLSFATSSLADSRVILDSPGAEKLVGQGDGLFIPMGASRAIRIQGAYVSEREIEAVTNHVKKQLSPRYREDVTVAPQSSMMVDKEIGDDLDLLLQAIELVVGTQFGSTSMLQRKLRVGFAKAGRLMDLMESRGIVGPSEGSKARVVMVKPDELDSVLATLRDY; this is translated from the coding sequence GTGGCTAAGAGAAAACGCACAACTACTCGCAAATCAGGTGGCGCTGGACAGACCGCGCTCTCATTTGTTGGGCGTTCAATTAGCGCCCTTTGGAGAACTATCGCCAAGGCGCTGGGTTCAACGGTGCGCTTCTTGGCTCGCGGTGCGCGCGATTTAGATCCTGCCCATCACCGCGACGGCCTAGCTTTCCTACTTTTAATTCTTGCTATCGCGGCATTTGCTGGAACCTGGTTTGCAGCCGATAACTTTGTAGGTAGAAACCTTTACGCAGTTATCTACGGCGCCTTCGGCCGAATTGGTTTCTTTGCACCGCTCTTAATTCTCTACTTTGCAATGCGCTTATTCCGATCTCCAGATAGCCACAAAGCAACTTCACGGATCATCGTCGGCGTAATCACTCTTGTTGTTAGCGCTTCCGGTTTGGCGCACTTATTAAATGGTTCGCTAGGTGCGGTTAATCCAACAGGTGCAACTGCGATGCGCCATGGTGGGGGTTGGTTGGGCTACGCAGTAGCTATGCCACTCGAAGCTTTGATGACATCGCTCTTGGCCTATCCATTTTTGATCGCGCTGTTCTGCTTCGGTTTGTTAGTTACAACCGCGACTCCACTTTCATCCGTTGGCATCCGGGTTAAGAACACTGGAATTTGGCTCTGGTCAAAACGCCCGCAACGTGAAGAAGCCGACTTTGAAATTACTGATACCCCACCATTTGAAACCCCCGTTGTTGCCTGGAACCAGCATGCGGATGAAACTGAAGAAGATATTGATGAAGAGTCATTTGATGAAGAATTCACAGTTGAGGTTCCTCGCGTAGTTCAGGCTCCGACTGCTACTACAACTGCGCCGCCAGCAACTGGAAAGCGTCCCGAACAACTTTTATTAACTGCCGACTCAAATTACTTGTTGCCACCACAAGATTTACTGCGCACCGGCCCCGCCGCAAAGGCGAAATCGAAGGCCAATGACACCGTAGTTGCAGCGCTAACCGAAGTCTTTCTACAGTTTGACATCGATGCCCAAGTTACTGGCTTTATGCGTGGCCCAACGGTTACGCGCTATGAAGTAGAACTCGGAAACGCGGTAAAGGTCGAGCGAATCACCGCGCTAGCTAAAAACATTTCCTATGCAGTTGCATCTAGCGATGTGCGCATCCTCTCGCCGATCCCAGGAAAATCTGCAGTCGGTATCGAGATTCCAAATACCGACCGTGAAATCGTGGCTTTGGGCGATGTTATGCGCTCAACTGTTGCAGGCCAGGATCACCACCCGATGCTGGTCGCGCTAGGTAAAGATGTTGAAGGAAATTTTGTATGTGCCAACTTGGCGAAGATGCCGCACTTATTAGTGGCAGGTGCGACAGGTGCTGGTAAATCATCGATGATTAACGCGATGATTACATCGATTTTAATGCGTGCAACACCTGATGAAGTTCGCTTGGTTTTAATCGATCCCAAGCGAGTTGAGTTAACCGCCTATGAAGGTATTCCTCATCTGATTACTCCAATCATTACCAACCCTAAGAAAGCGGCAGATGCCCTTACTTGGGTGGTCCGCGAAATGGATCTTCGCTATGAGGATCTTTCAACCTTTGGATTTAGACATATCGATGACTTCAACAAGGCGGTTCGCGCTGGAAAAGTTATTCCGCCTCCAGGAAGTGATCGCGTAGTTGAGCCATACCCTTATCTACTTGTAATTATTGATGAGCTCGCAGATTTGATGATGGTTGCTGCACGTGAAGTTGAAGAATCTGTTGTACGTATTACTCAGTTGGCACGTTCTGCAGGTATCCACTTAGTTCTTGCCACCCAGCGCCCTTCAGTAGATGTTGTCACCGGTCTCATTAAGGCAAACGTTCCATCACGTCTTTCCTTTGCAACAAGTTCGCTGGCTGATAGCCGCGTTATCTTAGATAGCCCGGGCGCAGAAAAGCTCGTTGGACAAGGCGATGGTTTATTTATTCCAATGGGAGCTTCCCGCGCTATCCGTATTCAGGGAGCCTACGTTTCAGAGCGCGAAATTGAAGCGGTTACCAACCACGTCAAGAAGCAATTATCGCCTCGCTATCGTGAAGATGTCACAGTTGCACCGCAATCTTCAATGATGGTTGATAAAGAGATCGGTGATGATTTAGATCTATTGCTTCAAGCGATTGAGCTAGTTGTCGGAACGCAATTTGGTTCTACCTCAATGCTGCAACGAAAACTTAGAGTCGGTTTTGCAAAAGCCGGTCGCTTGATGGATTTGATGGAATCTCGCGGAATCGTTGGACCATCAGAAGGTTCCAAGGCACGAGTTGTGATGGTTAAGCCAGATGAACTCGATTCGGTTCTTGCCACGCTCCGCGATTACTAA
- a CDS encoding ribonuclease J — translation MTHPHPELGTPSKLVAGGLRIVALGGLAEIGRNMTVFETNGKLLIVDCGVLFPEENQPGIDLILPDFSYIRDRLDDVVGLVLTHGHEDHIGATPYLLRERGDIAIYGSALTLALVTAKLKEHRISPLTREVKEGMREDIGPFEVEFVAVNHSIPDALAVAIHTKAGTVLHTGDFKMDQLPLDGRITDLRTFARLGDEGVDLFLVDSTNADVPGFTPAEREIMPALNRVIAATKKRVIVASFSSHVHRVQQVIDTAAMHDRKVVFIGRSMVRNMKIAEDMGYLNVPAGIVIDAKELDNYDDRVVLICTGSQGEPMAALSRMANGDHQIRVGEGDTVILASSLIPGNENSVFRVINELTRFGAKVVHKANAMVHVSGHAAAGELLYCYNIVKPKYALPVHGEWRHLKANAELAIQSGVPRENTFIIENGIVVDLVDHVAEVAGAVPCGFVYVDGQSIGDITESSLKDRRILGEEGFISVVVVIESQSGKIIAGPDIHARGFNEDEALFDEVKGQIEKALKHAVSEGVNGTHQLSQVVRRTIGSWVGGKHRRRPMIVPVVIEV, via the coding sequence ATGACGCATCCCCATCCCGAACTTGGTACCCCTAGCAAATTAGTTGCAGGTGGACTTCGTATCGTCGCACTTGGCGGATTAGCGGAAATCGGTCGCAATATGACCGTCTTTGAAACAAATGGAAAGCTCTTGATTGTTGATTGTGGCGTGCTTTTCCCAGAAGAGAATCAACCAGGTATTGATTTGATTCTGCCGGACTTTAGTTACATCCGTGATCGTTTAGACGATGTTGTTGGGCTGGTCTTAACGCATGGCCACGAAGACCATATCGGAGCAACCCCGTACCTACTTCGCGAACGCGGCGATATCGCGATCTATGGTTCAGCACTCACCTTGGCTTTAGTCACTGCCAAACTAAAAGAGCACCGCATCTCACCACTTACTCGCGAGGTTAAAGAGGGAATGCGCGAAGATATCGGGCCATTCGAAGTTGAATTCGTCGCGGTTAACCATTCAATTCCTGATGCTTTAGCCGTTGCCATTCATACAAAAGCTGGCACGGTTCTTCACACTGGCGATTTTAAGATGGATCAATTGCCACTTGATGGGCGCATTACCGATCTGCGCACCTTCGCGCGTTTAGGCGATGAAGGAGTCGATCTATTCTTAGTTGATTCAACTAACGCAGATGTTCCTGGATTTACCCCCGCTGAACGCGAGATCATGCCAGCGCTAAATCGCGTAATTGCCGCAACGAAGAAGCGCGTAATCGTGGCCTCATTCTCATCGCATGTTCACCGCGTACAGCAAGTAATTGACACGGCAGCGATGCATGACCGGAAAGTCGTTTTCATCGGGCGCTCCATGGTTCGCAATATGAAGATCGCCGAAGATATGGGCTATCTAAATGTGCCAGCTGGAATTGTTATCGATGCTAAAGAACTTGATAACTACGATGATCGCGTAGTTCTGATTTGTACTGGTTCACAAGGCGAGCCAATGGCTGCGCTATCTCGAATGGCTAATGGTGATCATCAGATTCGAGTTGGTGAAGGTGACACAGTCATCTTGGCTTCTTCACTCATTCCCGGCAATGAAAATTCAGTATTCAGAGTCATCAACGAATTAACTCGCTTCGGTGCCAAGGTTGTCCATAAAGCCAACGCCATGGTCCACGTTTCTGGACATGCCGCCGCAGGGGAGTTGCTCTACTGCTACAACATTGTGAAACCAAAGTACGCCCTGCCGGTGCATGGTGAATGGCGCCACTTAAAGGCCAACGCCGAGCTAGCGATTCAATCTGGAGTCCCTCGCGAAAATACCTTTATTATCGAAAACGGAATCGTGGTTGATTTGGTAGACCATGTTGCCGAAGTTGCTGGCGCCGTACCTTGTGGTTTTGTTTATGTAGATGGGCAAAGCATCGGAGATATCACCGAATCATCTCTGAAAGATCGACGCATATTAGGAGAAGAAGGATTTATCTCTGTCGTAGTAGTAATTGAGTCACAGAGCGGAAAGATCATCGCTGGCCCTGATATCCATGCACGTGGATTTAATGAAGATGAAGCGCTCTTTGACGAAGTTAAGGGGCAGATCGAAAAAGCCTTAAAGCACGCGGTTTCTGAAGGTGTAAATGGAACTCATCAACTTTCTCAAGTAGTTCGACGCACTATAGGCAGTTGGGTCGGTGGAAAACATCGTCGCCGCCCAATGATCGTTCCCGTAGTTATTGAGGTCTGA
- the dapA gene encoding 4-hydroxy-tetrahydrodipicolinate synthase, with amino-acid sequence MTIEAPFGRMLTAMVTPFDKNGKIDWPGIEKLAAHLVANGHDGIAVNGTTGEAPTTKSSEKEEIIRVVKDVVGPKIFVVSGAGDNETDYSINQAKRTEKAGADGLLIVAPYYNKPPQAGVAAHFKAIASATDLPVMMYDIPGRCGIEIEPDTIVSLYEHPQIVALKDAKGNVASTSWVIKRCGIPVYSGDDILNLPLLSVGAVGMVSVCGHTVGKDLKAMLDAWFAGNAAKALEIHQKLLPVFTGTFRTQGAILTKAALNMLGLPGGHTRLPLVDATEDQIAQLRKDLIAGGISL; translated from the coding sequence ATGACAATCGAGGCGCCATTCGGACGTATGCTCACCGCGATGGTGACCCCGTTCGATAAGAACGGCAAGATCGATTGGCCGGGCATTGAAAAACTAGCTGCCCATCTTGTTGCAAATGGCCATGATGGAATTGCTGTCAACGGCACAACCGGTGAAGCGCCAACAACTAAATCATCTGAAAAAGAAGAGATTATCCGAGTTGTAAAAGACGTTGTTGGTCCAAAGATCTTTGTGGTTTCTGGTGCTGGTGACAATGAAACCGATTATTCAATTAACCAAGCAAAGCGCACCGAGAAAGCTGGCGCTGACGGCTTGCTAATTGTTGCTCCGTATTACAACAAACCACCACAAGCAGGCGTTGCCGCGCACTTTAAGGCGATTGCTAGCGCAACTGACTTACCAGTAATGATGTACGACATCCCTGGTCGCTGTGGAATTGAGATCGAACCAGACACAATTGTTAGCCTTTACGAGCACCCACAGATTGTTGCGCTCAAGGATGCTAAAGGAAATGTCGCTTCAACTTCTTGGGTGATTAAGCGTTGTGGAATCCCTGTTTACTCAGGTGATGACATTCTTAACTTGCCTCTGCTCTCAGTAGGCGCAGTCGGAATGGTTTCAGTTTGTGGCCACACCGTTGGAAAAGATTTAAAGGCGATGCTCGATGCTTGGTTCGCTGGTAATGCAGCTAAAGCGTTAGAGATTCACCAAAAGTTACTTCCAGTCTTTACTGGCACATTCCGCACTCAAGGTGCGATCCTCACCAAGGCCGCGCTAAATATGCTGGGCCTACCTGGTGGCCATACTCGTCTTCCGCTCGTAGATGCAACCGAAGATCAGATCGCGCAACTGCGCAAAGATCTCATCGCCGGTGGTATCTCTTTATAG
- the thyX gene encoding FAD-dependent thymidylate synthase produces MSNEVIFRDDVTVELVKASASDADVIWAARVSTAGEQSMDEIGEDPARSAGLINYLARERHGSPFEHTSMTFFVSAPIFVFREFMRHRIASYNEESGRYRELKPVFYIPSKERKLIQVGKTGAYTFEDGTKEQFDISTKAMKDAYLVAYDSYKKMLDAGVAREVARVVLPVATYSSMYVSMNARALMNFLSLRTAREGSHFPSYPQREIEMVAEKMEAEFAKLMPLTYGAFEKSGRIAP; encoded by the coding sequence ATGAGTAATGAAGTCATTTTCCGCGACGATGTAACCGTTGAACTAGTCAAAGCCAGCGCCAGTGATGCCGATGTAATTTGGGCAGCGCGCGTTTCTACTGCTGGTGAGCAATCAATGGACGAGATCGGGGAGGATCCTGCGCGCTCTGCAGGGCTGATTAATTACTTGGCTCGCGAACGCCACGGCTCACCATTCGAACATACTTCAATGACTTTCTTTGTTAGTGCACCAATATTTGTATTCCGCGAATTCATGCGCCACCGCATCGCCTCTTATAACGAAGAGTCTGGCCGTTATCGTGAATTGAAACCGGTCTTCTATATCCCATCTAAAGAGCGCAAACTTATTCAGGTTGGTAAAACTGGGGCGTATACATTTGAAGATGGCACGAAAGAGCAGTTCGACATTTCTACTAAAGCAATGAAAGATGCATATTTAGTTGCCTATGACAGTTATAAGAAGATGCTTGATGCTGGCGTTGCACGCGAAGTTGCACGCGTTGTTCTGCCAGTTGCTACATATTCATCGATGTATGTCTCCATGAATGCGCGCGCCTTAATGAACTTTCTCTCACTTCGCACCGCTCGTGAAGGTTCACATTTTCCAAGCTACCCACAACGTGAAATCGAGATGGTTGCCGAAAAAATGGAAGCCGAATTCGCAAAATTAATGCCGCTTACATACGGAGCCTTTGAGAAATCTGGACGGATCGCACCGTAA
- a CDS encoding AzlC family ABC transporter permease produces MSRVNRATAAQSFSVSLTVGAYGIAFGAASVAAGFSVLQSCLLSLLTFTGASQFAVVGVLGAGGSALSGIATATLLGVRNTLYGLRMAPVLNVRGLKRVFAAQLTIDESTGVALSQENLGVREARQGFWLTGIGVYVFWNLFTLAGALGAQAMGNPAAWGLDAAVPAAFLGLLWPRLTNKSERLLAVAACTLALAMTPYFVPGFPIIATAVLAVIFGLRAKIWK; encoded by the coding sequence GTGTCTAGAGTGAACCGCGCCACCGCCGCGCAATCCTTCAGCGTTTCGCTTACCGTAGGCGCATATGGCATCGCTTTTGGCGCAGCCTCAGTGGCGGCAGGTTTTTCGGTTCTGCAATCTTGCTTACTTTCTCTTCTTACATTCACGGGCGCATCGCAATTTGCTGTTGTTGGAGTTCTTGGCGCAGGTGGCAGCGCGCTCAGTGGAATAGCAACGGCAACTTTGCTCGGAGTCCGTAACACTTTATATGGGCTAAGAATGGCGCCAGTTTTAAACGTCCGTGGTTTGAAGCGGGTATTCGCCGCGCAGTTAACTATTGATGAGTCAACAGGCGTTGCACTTTCACAAGAAAATTTAGGAGTTCGTGAGGCTCGCCAAGGTTTCTGGTTAACTGGAATCGGCGTCTACGTTTTTTGGAATCTCTTTACTTTAGCGGGAGCGCTCGGCGCACAAGCGATGGGAAATCCCGCTGCGTGGGGACTGGATGCGGCAGTTCCTGCAGCATTCCTGGGCCTTCTTTGGCCACGGTTAACAAATAAGAGCGAACGTTTATTGGCCGTTGCTGCTTGCACACTGGCACTGGCGATGACGCCTTACTTTGTTCCTGGTTTTCCAATTATCGCGACGGCAGTTCTTGCTGTGATTTTCGGATTGCGAGCCAAGATATGGAAATAA
- a CDS encoding AzlD domain-containing protein has product MEINLIEPFWLAVIGTSLLAFLLKILGYSVPKKWLSNPRALKINSLIPIALLSALVAVQSFTQDSRIVADQRMAGVGVAVLALILRAPFPVVVISAAATSAALFHLN; this is encoded by the coding sequence ATGGAAATAAATTTGATTGAACCGTTCTGGCTCGCCGTTATCGGCACCAGCCTTCTGGCTTTTCTACTGAAAATTCTGGGCTACAGCGTTCCAAAAAAGTGGCTCTCAAATCCAAGAGCTCTAAAGATTAATTCGCTGATACCGATTGCGCTACTTAGCGCACTGGTTGCCGTGCAGTCATTCACACAAGATTCACGAATCGTTGCTGATCAGCGAATGGCAGGAGTTGGCGTGGCTGTGCTCGCGCTAATTCTGCGAGCACCGTTTCCGGTTGTGGTTATTTCAGCAGCTGCGACATCGGCTGCGCTATTCCACTTAAATTAA
- a CDS encoding glutaredoxin domain-containing protein, which produces MAKADITMYGADWCGDCRRSKRLLEELDVQVNHIDVEADKSAAAKVIEINGGAQSIPVIVFSDGTHLTEPSDNDLKAKLQALKII; this is translated from the coding sequence ATGGCTAAAGCAGATATCACGATGTACGGTGCTGACTGGTGCGGAGATTGCCGTCGTTCAAAGCGTCTCCTTGAAGAACTTGATGTTCAGGTAAATCACATCGATGTTGAAGCAGATAAATCAGCTGCTGCCAAGGTAATTGAGATCAACGGGGGAGCCCAGTCAATCCCAGTAATCGTATTTTCAGATGGAACACATCTAACTGAGCCTTCAGATAATGATCTCAAGGCAAAGTTACAAGCGCTAAAAATTATCTAA
- the dapB gene encoding 4-hydroxy-tetrahydrodipicolinate reductase — MIKVGVLGARGRMGAEVVKAVTEAADLELVAALDLGDSLETLKSSGAQVVVDFTTPDSVMANLEFLANNGIHAVVGTTGFDAARIATLEKLIAANPSVGILIAPNFAIGAVLMMEFATKAAKYFESAEIIELHHPNKVDAPSGTASRTAELMSKARKDAGLGAMPDATTTSLDGARGATVGDIPVHSVRLRGLIAHQEVLLGGLGETLTIRHDSLDRAGFMPGVLLGVRSVISKPGLTFGLEKFM; from the coding sequence ATGATCAAAGTCGGAGTACTTGGTGCGAGAGGTCGCATGGGTGCTGAGGTCGTTAAGGCTGTTACTGAAGCCGCAGATCTCGAACTCGTTGCCGCACTTGATCTCGGAGACTCACTTGAAACTCTAAAGAGCAGCGGTGCTCAAGTAGTCGTTGATTTCACTACTCCTGATTCAGTAATGGCCAACCTTGAGTTTTTAGCCAATAACGGGATCCATGCAGTCGTCGGTACAACCGGCTTTGATGCGGCGCGAATCGCAACGCTAGAAAAGTTAATCGCGGCAAACCCATCAGTCGGTATCTTGATCGCTCCAAACTTCGCAATTGGTGCGGTATTAATGATGGAGTTTGCCACCAAGGCCGCTAAATACTTTGAATCAGCGGAAATTATTGAGCTTCACCATCCAAATAAAGTTGATGCTCCTTCTGGCACTGCATCGCGTACGGCAGAGCTAATGTCGAAGGCGCGCAAGGATGCCGGGCTTGGCGCTATGCCAGATGCAACTACGACTTCACTAGATGGTGCACGGGGCGCAACAGTTGGCGATATCCCAGTTCACTCTGTTCGTCTGCGCGGACTAATCGCACATCAAGAAGTTTTACTTGGCGGCCTTGGTGAAACCCTCACAATTCGCCATGACTCACTCGATCGCGCCGGATTTATGCCGGGTGTATTGCTCGGAGTTCGCAGCGTTATTTCAAAACCAGGGCTGACCTTCGGCCTTGAGAAATTTATGTAA
- a CDS encoding M16 family metallopeptidase → MSVRRPVVRTVLPSGLRIVTEEVPSVRSAAIGIWVNVGSRDETPAVAGASHFLEHLLFKGTTRRNALEISATIEAVGGEMNAFTSKEYTCFYARVIDTDLPMAIDVVSDLITSSIVSALDVDAERKVVLEEIAMRDDDPSDLVHDLYAETYYGDTQLGRPILGTIKSISDMTRSSVFNYYKKKYLPQDLVVAVAGNIKHKRVVAMVEEALSRDNFLDVKGSPQIRPNTPLKTKPMQSVGLLTRKTEQAHMFYGMEGVARSDERRFAMGVLASALGGGMSSRLFQEIREKRGLAYSVYAYAQQFAGSGQIGFYAGCNPTKAIEVVEIIREVLADVAENGMSHEEIERAKGAVRGSLVLSQEDSGSRMSRIGKNEIVYGQVMGFDEILKAISRVNPTDVREIANEFLTKSPTLALVGPFKSEAKFEKVLKS, encoded by the coding sequence ATGTCAGTTCGTCGCCCAGTAGTGCGCACAGTATTACCTAGCGGTCTGCGTATCGTCACGGAAGAAGTTCCGTCGGTACGCAGCGCCGCGATTGGTATCTGGGTAAATGTTGGTTCACGTGATGAAACCCCGGCTGTTGCTGGGGCTTCTCACTTTCTAGAGCATCTTCTATTTAAAGGCACCACGCGCCGCAACGCTTTAGAAATTTCAGCAACGATCGAAGCGGTCGGTGGCGAAATGAACGCATTTACTAGCAAGGAATACACCTGCTTCTATGCGCGCGTAATTGATACCGATCTGCCGATGGCGATCGATGTGGTCTCGGATTTGATTACATCCTCAATCGTTTCGGCATTAGATGTTGATGCAGAACGCAAGGTCGTTCTTGAAGAAATCGCGATGCGCGATGATGATCCGAGCGATCTAGTCCATGATCTATATGCCGAGACTTACTATGGCGATACACAATTAGGTCGTCCAATTCTGGGTACTATTAAATCGATTTCAGATATGACCCGCAGCAGCGTCTTTAACTACTATAAGAAGAAGTACCTGCCACAGGATCTCGTCGTTGCGGTTGCTGGAAATATTAAACATAAGCGCGTAGTCGCCATGGTTGAAGAAGCGCTTTCGCGCGATAACTTCCTTGACGTTAAGGGATCTCCGCAGATTCGCCCAAATACACCTTTAAAGACCAAGCCAATGCAGAGCGTTGGATTATTGACTCGCAAAACTGAGCAAGCACATATGTTCTATGGCATGGAAGGCGTTGCGCGTAGTGATGAACGCCGCTTTGCAATGGGCGTACTAGCTTCGGCACTTGGCGGCGGAATGTCTTCACGTTTATTCCAAGAGATCCGCGAGAAGCGCGGATTGGCTTATTCGGTTTATGCCTACGCGCAACAGTTTGCCGGCTCTGGCCAGATCGGTTTCTATGCCGGCTGTAATCCAACAAAGGCGATTGAAGTTGTCGAGATTATCCGTGAAGTTCTGGCTGATGTGGCTGAAAACGGCATGAGCCATGAAGAGATTGAGCGCGCAAAAGGTGCGGTTCGTGGGTCTCTAGTTTTGAGCCAAGAAGATTCAGGTTCACGTATGAGCCGTATCGGTAAGAATGAAATTGTTTACGGCCAGGTAATGGGCTTTGACGAGATTCTAAAAGCGATCTCACGCGTAAACCCAACTGATGTCCGCGAAATTGCCAACGAATTTCTCACCAAATCGCCTACCCTTGCTCTTGTCGGACCATTTAAGAGCGAAGCGAAATTTGAAAAGGTGTTGAAGTCATGA